Proteins encoded within one genomic window of Triticum aestivum cultivar Chinese Spring chromosome 2D, IWGSC CS RefSeq v2.1, whole genome shotgun sequence:
- the LOC123055402 gene encoding receptor homology region, transmembrane domain- and RING domain-containing protein 1 isoform X2 produces MKSSQGAMLSPLCLWAVVCLMAQIGAANVVLMGNNLTLSFDDVEANFSPAVKGSGVNGLVYTAEPLNACSALTSKAVEGPPSPFALVIRGGCTFDEKVKNVQDAGFKAAIVYDNENSGVLVSMAGSSSGIQIYAVFISKVSGEVLKKFSGRTDVEVWIIPTFENSAWSIMAISFISLLAMSAVLATCFFVRRHRIRRDRPRNLDSREFHGMSSQLVKAMPSLIFTKVQEDNCTSSMCAICLEDYTVGEQIRVLPCRHKFHAACVDMWLTSWRSFCPVCKRDAGAGMSGPPASETTPLFASAGHLPSPSSSFRSSMGASPPRPISRRPSSQSISRVYSASGTPHSLNTQRPFRNSSAMSISRSSADLANMSSPYLRTSLLRGGSTHSLVGNHLSPPVNISYACAPPQMYNSGYASPSPHAGSSYISNSGYGSSSGYYLGSSSQHRSSAYLRHCGESGPSLSTMAPQSPQQQQSQLLRHGGDSDASLNLAGASSAQSFRQSYLRHCGDSDASLSAMASSGQSLPGC; encoded by the exons ATGAAGAGTTCTCAAGGAGCAATGTTATCTCCTCTCTGTCTCTGGGCAGTGGTTTGCCTCATGGCTCAGATAGGAGCTGCCAATGTAGTTCTGATGGGGAATAATCTTACTTTGTCGTTCGACGATGTTGAGGCAAACTTTT CTCCGGCAGTAAAAGGGTCAGGTGTTAATGGCTTAGTTTATACTGCCGAACCTTTGAATGCCTGCAGTGCATTGACAAGCAAGGCAGTCGAGGGTCCACCGTCTCCGTTTGCCCTGGTTATAAGAGGTGGCTGCACATTTGATGAGAAAGTGAAAAACGTGCAGGATGCTGGATTCAAAGCTGCAATAGTGTATGACAACGAAAACAGTGGAGTTCTGGTTTCAA TGGCTGGAAGCTCAAGCGGTATTCAGATATACGCTGTGTTCATCTCAAAGGTCTCAGGGGAGGTGCTGAAGAAATTTTCAGGCCGTACTGATGTGGAGGTGTGGATAATACCGACATTTGAGAACTCAGCCTGGTCGATCATGGCGATTTCATTCATATCACTGCTCGCCATGTCTGCTGTTTTAGCTACCTGTTTCTTTGTGAGAAGACATCGAATAAGGCGGGACCGGCCTAGAAATCTAGATTCCCGAGAATTCCATGGGATGAGCAGTCAATTAGTTAAGGCGATGCCCAGCCTTATTTTCACCAAAGTGCAAGAGGACAACTGCACGTCGTCGATGTGTGCCATTTGCTTGGAGGATTACACTGTCGGAGAACAGATAAGAGTGCTGCCTTGCCGTCACA AGTTCCATGCAGCTTGTGTGGACATGTGGCTCACATCCTGGAGATCATTCTGCCCCGTGTGCAAGCGAGATGCAGGCGCTGGAATGTCAGGCCCCCCTGCCTCAGAAACCACCCCATTGTTTGCTTCCGCAGGACACTTGCCTTCTCCGTCATCCTCATTCCGGTCGAGCATGGGAGCATCCCCTCCCAGACCAATAAGCCGGCGTCCTTCGTCGCAGTCCATATCTCGGGTCTACTCTGCTTCCGGTACCCCGCACTCTCTCAACACCCAAAGGCCTTTCAGAAACTCATCGGCCATGAGCATAAGCAGAAGCAGCGCAGACCTCGCAAACATGTCTTCGCCCTACCTCCGCACCTCCCTCCTCCGCGGAGGCTCCACACACTCCTTGGTCGGCAACCACCTGTCTCCACCAGTCAACATAAGTTATGCTTGTGCCCCACCGCAGATGTACAATTCTGGCTACGCGTCGCCCAGCCCGCACGCCGGTTCTTCATACATCTCCAATTCGGGATATGGATCATCGTCGGGCTACTACCTGGGCTCATCCAGCCAGCACCGGTCTTCGGCGTACCTGAGGCACTGTGGGGAGTCGGGGCCGAGCCTGTCCACCATGGCCCCTCAGTCACCACAGCAGCAACAGTCCCAGCTGCTGCGCCATGGCGGCGACTCGGACGCGAGCCTAAACCTGGCGGGCGCGTCGTCGGCCCAGTCCTTCCGGCAGTCGTACCTGAGGCACTGCGGCGACTCGGACGCGAGCCTGTCCGCCATGGCGTCGTCGGGGCAGTCGCTACCGGGATGTTGA
- the LOC123055402 gene encoding receptor homology region, transmembrane domain- and RING domain-containing protein 1 isoform X1: protein MKSSQGAMLSPLCLWAVVCLMAQIGAANVVLMGNNLTLSFDDVEANFSPAVKGSGVNGLVYTAEPLNACSALTSKAVEGPPSPFALVIRGGCTFDEKVKNVQDAGFKAAIVYDNENSGVLVSSVTVAGSSSGIQIYAVFISKVSGEVLKKFSGRTDVEVWIIPTFENSAWSIMAISFISLLAMSAVLATCFFVRRHRIRRDRPRNLDSREFHGMSSQLVKAMPSLIFTKVQEDNCTSSMCAICLEDYTVGEQIRVLPCRHKFHAACVDMWLTSWRSFCPVCKRDAGAGMSGPPASETTPLFASAGHLPSPSSSFRSSMGASPPRPISRRPSSQSISRVYSASGTPHSLNTQRPFRNSSAMSISRSSADLANMSSPYLRTSLLRGGSTHSLVGNHLSPPVNISYACAPPQMYNSGYASPSPHAGSSYISNSGYGSSSGYYLGSSSQHRSSAYLRHCGESGPSLSTMAPQSPQQQQSQLLRHGGDSDASLNLAGASSAQSFRQSYLRHCGDSDASLSAMASSGQSLPGC from the exons ATGAAGAGTTCTCAAGGAGCAATGTTATCTCCTCTCTGTCTCTGGGCAGTGGTTTGCCTCATGGCTCAGATAGGAGCTGCCAATGTAGTTCTGATGGGGAATAATCTTACTTTGTCGTTCGACGATGTTGAGGCAAACTTTT CTCCGGCAGTAAAAGGGTCAGGTGTTAATGGCTTAGTTTATACTGCCGAACCTTTGAATGCCTGCAGTGCATTGACAAGCAAGGCAGTCGAGGGTCCACCGTCTCCGTTTGCCCTGGTTATAAGAGGTGGCTGCACATTTGATGAGAAAGTGAAAAACGTGCAGGATGCTGGATTCAAAGCTGCAATAGTGTATGACAACGAAAACAGTGGAGTTCTGGTTTCAA GTGTAACAGTGGCTGGAAGCTCAAGCGGTATTCAGATATACGCTGTGTTCATCTCAAAGGTCTCAGGGGAGGTGCTGAAGAAATTTTCAGGCCGTACTGATGTGGAGGTGTGGATAATACCGACATTTGAGAACTCAGCCTGGTCGATCATGGCGATTTCATTCATATCACTGCTCGCCATGTCTGCTGTTTTAGCTACCTGTTTCTTTGTGAGAAGACATCGAATAAGGCGGGACCGGCCTAGAAATCTAGATTCCCGAGAATTCCATGGGATGAGCAGTCAATTAGTTAAGGCGATGCCCAGCCTTATTTTCACCAAAGTGCAAGAGGACAACTGCACGTCGTCGATGTGTGCCATTTGCTTGGAGGATTACACTGTCGGAGAACAGATAAGAGTGCTGCCTTGCCGTCACA AGTTCCATGCAGCTTGTGTGGACATGTGGCTCACATCCTGGAGATCATTCTGCCCCGTGTGCAAGCGAGATGCAGGCGCTGGAATGTCAGGCCCCCCTGCCTCAGAAACCACCCCATTGTTTGCTTCCGCAGGACACTTGCCTTCTCCGTCATCCTCATTCCGGTCGAGCATGGGAGCATCCCCTCCCAGACCAATAAGCCGGCGTCCTTCGTCGCAGTCCATATCTCGGGTCTACTCTGCTTCCGGTACCCCGCACTCTCTCAACACCCAAAGGCCTTTCAGAAACTCATCGGCCATGAGCATAAGCAGAAGCAGCGCAGACCTCGCAAACATGTCTTCGCCCTACCTCCGCACCTCCCTCCTCCGCGGAGGCTCCACACACTCCTTGGTCGGCAACCACCTGTCTCCACCAGTCAACATAAGTTATGCTTGTGCCCCACCGCAGATGTACAATTCTGGCTACGCGTCGCCCAGCCCGCACGCCGGTTCTTCATACATCTCCAATTCGGGATATGGATCATCGTCGGGCTACTACCTGGGCTCATCCAGCCAGCACCGGTCTTCGGCGTACCTGAGGCACTGTGGGGAGTCGGGGCCGAGCCTGTCCACCATGGCCCCTCAGTCACCACAGCAGCAACAGTCCCAGCTGCTGCGCCATGGCGGCGACTCGGACGCGAGCCTAAACCTGGCGGGCGCGTCGTCGGCCCAGTCCTTCCGGCAGTCGTACCTGAGGCACTGCGGCGACTCGGACGCGAGCCTGTCCGCCATGGCGTCGTCGGGGCAGTCGCTACCGGGATGTTGA